From the Ananas comosus cultivar F153 unplaced genomic scaffold, ASM154086v1, whole genome shotgun sequence genome, one window contains:
- the LOC109705723 gene encoding binding partner of ACD11 1-like isoform X1, which yields MELRTVRVGNISDLAGEREIREFFSFSGDIEYVEIQSGDVGNGRTAYVTFRDPKALEIALLLSGATIVDRIVTITPAENYIYIPIVEGRSMVNEVTSSTSTGNFVPTVEVETSPSGGRIYVSKAHDVVTSMLARGSAIGQDAVNRAKAFDEKHRWTASASAKVTSFDRRVGLSEKISVGISVVNEKVKSVDQRLHVSDKTIVAITVAERKLNDTGTAVKTNRYVTAGTTWLNGTFRKVAKASHAASTKTREKFQLAVSNLTAKDPAVAA from the exons ATGGAG CTAAGAACGGTTCGAGTGGGGAACATCTCAGATCTGGCCGGGGAGAGGGAGATTCGAgagttcttctccttctccggcgaCATCGAGTATGTTGAGATCCAAAG TGGTGATGTGGGAAATGGGAGGACTGCTTATGTTACATTTAGAGATCCGAAAGCACTTGAGATCGCATTGCTGCTGTCG GGAGCTACAATTGTTGACCGGATAGTGACCATAACTCCTGCCGAGAATTACATTTATATCCCTATCGTTGAGGgg CGTTCTATGGTAAATGAGGTGACGAGCTCAACTTCTACCGGAAATTTTGTACCGACTGTTGAG GTTGAGACGAGTCCCAGCGGTGGCCGGATTTATGTCAGTAAAGCCCATGATGTCGTGACAAGCATGCTAGCAAGGGGTTCAGCAATTGGACAAGACGCTGTGAATAGAGCCAAAGCATTTGACGAGAAGCATCGATGGACGGCTAGTGCATCAGCAAAGGTTACATCTTTCGATAGGAGGGTTGGCCTTTCAGAGAAAATCTCTGTTGGAATATCAGTCGTTAATGAGAAAGTGAAATCTGTGGATCAAAGGTTACATGTTTCTGACAAAACGATCGTTGCCATAACAGTAGCAGAGCGCAAGCTAAATGACACAGGCACTGCTGTGAAAACTAACAG GTATGTAACTGCTGGAACTACTTGGCTTAATGGAACTTTTCGCAAAGTGGCAAAGGCTAGCCATGCTGCAAGCACAAAAACAAGAGAGAAGTTTCAATTGGCAGTGTCCAATCTAACAGCAAAG GATCCAGCTGTTGCTGCATAA
- the LOC109705723 gene encoding binding partner of ACD11 1-like isoform X2 yields MLRSKVVMWEMGGLLMLHLEIRKHLRSHCCCRVKKCSFIVSRLEKLLVQQFAALVKGATIVDRIVTITPAENYIYIPIVEGRSMVNEVTSSTSTGNFVPTVEVETSPSGGRIYVSKAHDVVTSMLARGSAIGQDAVNRAKAFDEKHRWTASASAKVTSFDRRVGLSEKISVGISVVNEKVKSVDQRLHVSDKTIVAITVAERKLNDTGTAVKTNRYVTAGTTWLNGTFRKVAKASHAASTKTREKFQLAVSNLTAKDPAVAA; encoded by the exons ATGTTGAGATCCAAAG TGGTGATGTGGGAAATGGGAGGACTGCTTATGTTACATTTAGAGATCCGAAAGCACTTGAGATCGCATTGCTGCTGTCG GGTAAAGAAATGCTCGTTTATTGTGTCGAGATTGGAAAAGCTGTTGGTTCAGCAGTTTGCCGCATTAGTTAAG GGAGCTACAATTGTTGACCGGATAGTGACCATAACTCCTGCCGAGAATTACATTTATATCCCTATCGTTGAGGgg CGTTCTATGGTAAATGAGGTGACGAGCTCAACTTCTACCGGAAATTTTGTACCGACTGTTGAG GTTGAGACGAGTCCCAGCGGTGGCCGGATTTATGTCAGTAAAGCCCATGATGTCGTGACAAGCATGCTAGCAAGGGGTTCAGCAATTGGACAAGACGCTGTGAATAGAGCCAAAGCATTTGACGAGAAGCATCGATGGACGGCTAGTGCATCAGCAAAGGTTACATCTTTCGATAGGAGGGTTGGCCTTTCAGAGAAAATCTCTGTTGGAATATCAGTCGTTAATGAGAAAGTGAAATCTGTGGATCAAAGGTTACATGTTTCTGACAAAACGATCGTTGCCATAACAGTAGCAGAGCGCAAGCTAAATGACACAGGCACTGCTGTGAAAACTAACAG GTATGTAACTGCTGGAACTACTTGGCTTAATGGAACTTTTCGCAAAGTGGCAAAGGCTAGCCATGCTGCAAGCACAAAAACAAGAGAGAAGTTTCAATTGGCAGTGTCCAATCTAACAGCAAAG GATCCAGCTGTTGCTGCATAA